The Branchiostoma lanceolatum isolate klBraLanc5 chromosome 1, klBraLanc5.hap2, whole genome shotgun sequence genomic sequence ctacctgtgtaccaaagaacatgacgatctgtccatccactcttcagttcttctacatttaagattttatcaaatacgccattgcagttccagtcacacatgctaggaggcccaaaatcgaccttgaccttcctccacctaacacccacccacataccaaaaatcatttcaatccatgtacaggttttacagttatggtgactttaagcgaccggtgacacaaacatacacacaaacaccaaacgcaagcaaaacagtactccatgaaaaagccttttttcatggagataataaggtcTTAAGTCCGTTGATTGTAAGAACTACCATTTTCAGCTGCTATTTATCTAGCCTCTACTAGGAGAGGCGGctggaaatagtagaaactggacaaatagacagaaaaacgtgaaagaggagttagtctgctataggggtacagtttgccgtggatggcatattggaccgtctctccgtagccaactcccttggcatactattcccTCTATtaggtcaatttctactattttttcagtcttgccgcggggcctggtagaggtaACTATTTATCTTCTCTTTCCTGGAAAGTATCCTTCGCCTCGGCTGACCCCTCCTCTTGCAGCCGATGTCGCAGTCGATGTGGCTATGGCAAGTAATTTGGCGATGAAAAATGACTTGGCTGATGTAGTTTGACAGGTAGCATATCATCACCACAACCTTTGACCCGTAAAACCTTCGTGTTTCTCGGTCACctatttctgtatctatatgacCGCCAtgaggcgtaacacaccagcttttacAAGGTTTTGAAGAAGATGAGGATAAAGTAATTCTTAAATCCTTTTTTAATTGAAATATTGTTATTCTTTTAAGTCATGTTTTGCGCAGTTAGATTAGTTAGTATGCTGTCGCATCATAAACGACCTTTGACCGAATTTATTGATTCCGAGGCAGTCGAGTTTTTCGGCTGAAAATGGTCAAAGTCGCATTATCCCTCCTGCTGTTGGTGCCGAACAgcaggaaaatactgtaaattcagaaatgttcgtgaTGGCTTCATgttcgcggcgactgtttcaccgcgaacttaaagccacagcaagcatttttgtccaatttgtagcagtatgtgactgtagcgctaccgcgaacttaaaaccacacacctaccgcaaacactccattttcgccttcgcgaaataaaaaccacgcgaacttaaatgcatttacagtagctcatgctttggtcccatttccaatttttgtgaaaaataaaagcatatcaagaaaacaaacaatacatggTTAGGGGTAATATCTTTTTAATGTGCTGTGGCCCTAGGGAGGCTCGCTGTTGCAGAAGGGCGCATATGAATGCTGTACACACCAGGCCATCCAGGCATTTTctacttatcgtgttcacacacacacatacacaccacacacacacacacacaccacacacacacacacacacacacacacatacacacacacacacacacacacacacacacacacacacacacacacacacacaccacacacacacacacacacacacacacacacacacacacgcacacatacagacagacacacacacagacagacacacacacacacacacaaacaaacacaaaggtGAAGGTAAACGTTTTCCATGAAAACCACAAAGGACCACGATAAACACGCATAACACACTCCACCTTGATAATTTGCACTTGGATGAATACATTGTTGTTTAATCGCATAGAAATATTGCCTGGTACCTGAGCACGTTCACTCAAAGGAAGGGAACCGCTAATGGTAGCAGTAAAATTGGATTCAGGACGAACGCCTTCATGTGTAGTATGACGCACAATACATAAGTCAGAGAAAGACATTGTTGTTTGATGATACAGAAATATTGCCTGGTACGCTAGTACTATGTCCAATCAAAGGATGAAAACaactagcctcctgtgcaggcttcctataacggcggcatatacatTGGGAGGGGGGAGTTGTGTAGTGGAGGGGCGCGCCGTTATCTAAAGGcgcgcccctcggctacacaactccctcggctacacaactcccccccccccctcccaatgtatatgccgccgttatggtagcagaacacagttttcggcctatgggggtttccATAGTTAAGGGCCccaaagtgacccacatcgacgtggataaaatcatagtagggtcccctacaaaatcacgaaaaacgaatatgttgaagtcgagggtacgatctacaaaataagtgaaaacCAAAGaaaagttatggttttttaacaatttgacggccactttgatatggggtcatgcggggtcatgcggaagtgaagccgactcacctcggcaggcagctgcaaaggtcacgcgcatttatacgccgaatgggaaaacttcacaatctcattcctaccATCTGaaagcccacttattatactgccatacagtaaagttcgtgcctcgctggcattcacgtcaacgtttttacgaaatcacttattcggctgtaaacttaaaggagtcctaagatccagaggggggagttattttccaatagatgataattttaggaagtaaaaatgggTAAATAAATACCACTAGTACCGTGCGCGTTAAAatgcattcagtattctaccgaattccccatgtgaccctctattttctgattaattaaattaaacaacctcagcctatggcctaATATAcagtgtgcctgacaaggcctgacaaaagttagattttgAAAAGAATGTCATGGGGGTTGaaaaaaactcgtcttgctatgtgttcttttatatcttatttacAATTGGCCTTCtcattgtgcttaaccacccacatttatgccaaaaatatccACGATTgatgatgtatgtttacgcatagggaatacatgggtagggtctgcacgggtttaatgagtatcatattgttttaaaaaaacacaccatgTGAAAttaaccacaagcagaattctcTAAAAAGTCGGTcgattatgtattaattgatacataGTCTAGTGGacaataacaccgccttctggactttaggactcctttaaactaaacccaaaacatgttaatacgcgaCTCATCTGGACTTGTCTATACGCATAcgtgtcaatcaatcattcgcaggcatcagtgtctgatgcatggcggctacagacgTGCATAgagctcgccaggctggtctgctctcggcatagaccctccagtcagcAATTTGTCTTTGCGCGCATACGTGTGGCAGGGGCTTAAGAATTCATCTGATAGACAAACTTCAGAGATGTTCTTGGACGTCACGCAGCATGTATTGAAGATAATAAGCTGATACTGCGTGATACGGTGGAAGAGACAAAATCTAGACATAAAGGTGcagaacatctgcttgaatgaatgaaaaaggtTGAAAACTTATATAAGTGAATATATGATATCAAGGCCAACAGAGTACACAGTGATTGGACAGGGATATCACATCATATGTGCAGATAAACAGAAATCTATTAGTATTGAGCTGATACACCAAATATAAATTGAGCAACTGGGGATTGATCAACGTAAAGTTAAGATACCAACATGCTCGTGATGAAGGTCTCTTGTCGGCAGATAGGTCAGGAGCCTGGAAAAAATGATTGATTAGTCACGATGTTTCACTAAATCTACATGTGTTAAACTCTAAGCAGGTAACACAAACGTCTACTTTTCCAAGATGATAGAATACATTTGTCATGAAAAACGATATAATGAGACCAGCAATGTAGTCTTCCTATAGCTATTGATGGGCCAAACCCACCAGCTTTGTGTTACATTGACGCTATGGCTTAAATGTTAGTAATACTGTTATGGTCACTTTTATTTTCAGGCGCTGACATAATAAAGAATGATGGTGTCTACTCCCGATACTTCTTCAACGTCTCTGCGAATGGTCGTTACGGCGTCTCAGTCAAGGTCGACAACACCCAGGGGAATGCCGCATATATCATCAACCGTGCACATAGCAGTGGTGCACAACCGTTAGACCCAGGTAAGGAATATGGTTTATTTAGAATCAAACAATGACCACGGATGGCAATTGGTCAGTGTGCAACGCTTTACAAGGGACATTGCAATAATGATTTTAGAGAAGCACAAGATGATATAGGTGTTGACAACGTGACGTATTACTAAGATAAACAAAGAATAATATCGAACAATTTTGCCTTACAATATACTTAATTATATAGTTTGGTTATTCATTTATAGACGACGGGGGCAACGTTCAGCAGGAACCGTTGGAACAGTTCCAGCGGATGACGACAGGAGGCGTCTTTGAAGTACAAGGGGTCCCCATCGGTGTAGTGGTGTTTCTGCACGAGACATGCTGCCACCGTCGCGAGTGAACGACCTTGCGGTGGTGGAGGTTTCCTACGCTGAGGCGACCGTTACGCTGAGGTGGACAGCGCTTGGTGACGACTTCGATCAGGGAGGTCCAGGTGTGTTTGAAACAGGCCGATTTCTTTCAAGAAAATTTAGCAACTGTTCAGTACCTACTCCCGACCACCAAAGAATAAACGATGGTACTTTGATTGATGGAATGTAGAGCTATGTATTTATCATCCTCTTTTCAGCACACTATGTTGAGATCCGGTACGGTCGCGACTTTGACCAACTCGCTGACGACTTTCACGGCTCGGCTTCAGTCAACCACTCTCAAGTGCTGCGGGGAAGCCTGACGTCACCATCGGAACCCGGCAGCGTGCAGACCATCGTCATCCTCGTCCCAGACCGAGGCGACAACGTCACGTTCGTCTTCGCCTTGCGCATGTGTGACGAAGCGGACAACTGCGGGGACCCCTCCAACATTGTGACGGCAAATCTCGAGTACATCCCCTTGCCCGTAAACGATATCGATACGGTCACCTtgattgttattgttgtttgcATCGCGCTTCTTGTTGTGGTCGTCATCTTAGTTTTCTGCAGAGGCAATAGAACAGAGACGGCAAGATCTACCCAGCCACCGTCAGCTAATGACAATCCTTCATTCGTTCCGACGGTGTAGGTACTACGCGAATGAGATCAGTGACCCCCTACAAGAGTATTGTGGTTGGTCCGTatacgttcgcagctataactcacaaTCCCTTTGCTACAATCGTATGTAGTTTGGTATGTCGTCTGCTATCATGCGTGGGGTGatgcacctgttttttttttaacactgTAGTAGTTTTTATATGTAATTTAATGTAACAAATcgacacccccatcttgaaggtTTGAAACAGTTTCCACAGTTGTAAAGCAGACGTCGTTCAGCTGGCGCGCTTATCTCATCtctgttgtgtttccgatttcAGTCCGGAAAAAAGTTAAGGGTCGGTAGGTAAGGATTCTCTTTTTTTCGGTTTCGGCctaagtgatccaacaaatacatttgaGTGATGTAAGACTGAAATGCATCAATCACAAGCATATTGATagactgaacaaagaagtacaatgttaaGCACACATTCTTTCATAAACTATTGCAAGTGTGTGAAATACATGTgcaggaagtctgttttgaatttcaacaCTAAGATCTAGATATAACATCGacaatttcatgtcccttcccGTGACTGAGGCCGGCCCAAAAAGGCAGGTTTTTTTGCTAAGGTCGGTCGGGTAGCCGGAAACACATAGCCGGGGCGCTTTATAATTATCTGATATCTAACGTTATCTCGCGCTTACGACCGTCGGGCGATACGACCAGCggtcgggccggtacctcgggtgatacggaatacaccatgttgtatttcatagaagaactttattgcgcgactattgtagcaggtacaaagtatggcagcaacagtaaacatagaacaagacataagtatggaataaaactattcactacagcaaaatgactatcttaggttttacatgattcaagttgggctaattttgactatcattattttttctaataacaaaacaatcttttatatatttgcctattttgctcactgtatgagctgttgcatttaaatatatagtcaaatctatctgtgggaTTAAGTGTTTTATATCTACTTTACTTTCCTCCGCTTAGCTTATACAATAAACATCTGGACACAACACCACAAAATTATATGAAAAGGACATACGGTCATACCCGCAACTAACGGTTCTGCCCAATATTTTCTACAATCATCGATCTATGAATACCTTGGTTATAGATATACTACTGCAACAATATCACTGTGTCGTTGGATTGTAACATAATCATTGCTTCATTCTAGAAAACTGTAGTTAAGTTTTACCGCTACTCCAAAAGTTTTACACCAGAGTTTTGTACATATCTAATAAAAAATGACTTGGTTATGGACATGCTACTATTACAATATTACTGTGCCGATGGATTGTAACAGAGCGATTCGCTTCATTCTAGAAATTTGTTCAAAGTTTTGCCGCTATTCACTTGATGCTTGAAAATTGTATGACGATTTACCGCTACTCCAAAATTTTTGCGCAAGAGTTATGCACATGTCTAATAAATACGACTTGGTTACAGACATGCTACTATTACAATATTACGGTGCCGATAGATTGTAACATAGCAATTTACTCGATGCTAGAAACTTTTTCGAATTTTTACCACTACACCAAAAGTTTTACACAATAGTTTTACGCATAAAAAAAGTATTGGTGATAGACATGCTACTACTATAATATTACTTTGCCCATGGATTATAACATAGCCATTTACTTAATGCTAGAAAATTGTGTAAAGTTTTACCGCTACTCCATAAGTTCTGCCCAAGAGTTTTGCACATgactaataaaacaaaactgcTGCTACTGTCACAGAATCAATGTGATTTTGGGTTGTAGCATAGTCATTACTTCATTCTAGAAAACTGTAGTGAAGTTTTATCGCTACACCAAAAGTCTTGCACAAGTGTTTTCCAAAGAGTCAGAGCTACACTGGACACATAGATGGGCCCTGCTGCTCGTCACGGCCTTCTTCCCGCTCGTCTGGCAGGAGATACACCAGTCTTTTCCCTCCGTGTCTGGTGGGTCATGGAGGGCACAGAAATACACCTGTCGCGAGAGAACGAAAAATGTTGTAAGAATCCAGTTATCagagtacagatacagattcatcACTCGATCCTTaatccttgagaaagccacacacaggcaaaacatgtcggtgtgggctcgaataaagttctaaacgggaactatacgcggctaccAGCGtcatttctgaagatgtggcgtgagtgtgtacggttggcttgaggttgtccctACTATTTACCTCCagagtacagatacagacaatgtcacaattggaaaaggggccccgccgcgcagtttacgggctgtttttggcacgttcgggcgtgacccctacgcgaccctgtgggacaccctgcgactGCCGGGCTAAttttgggcacggccgggcccctCGATTATTCAATTCGGAGTtgaaatcaacccgggacccggtaacaaatagacgccgtataGTAttaagctaatcgtgagaacaccgagaggtatcAGCCAGAGGCATACCAAaatctgtgtgtttagtcatttgttcaatcttTCTGacgacgtagatttcataatgaaggcaactttttttgccaaacttttttgtcgcacgctcgcatcagttcccagatgatgtcatgcgtataatcgaatcaacatggcctacacAGATTTACCTGTTGGTTGAGGGCTTTGGTAGTCGTTTTAAGACCACAGATGACGCAAACATCCTTGTTGAGTTCCTTGGACGGAATGAAGACCTTGTTTCTAGTCGCACACATTTTGCACAAGACGATGGCGGTCCTAAGATCCAGCTCCTCGGAGGGAATCTTGTTTGAACATCTCAGTCCCTGGATGTGCAACACAAGAAATGATCTACTGTAAAGTCTGCATTTAAGTTCCAGGGGATTTAATTTCTCGGAAGAGAGAAAATGGCatgtccgcggtggttttaaattcgcgattGAAACAAAGGGATAGGCGGGTAGAAGACAGAGCAAGCACGTCGTGGTGTGGAGGCTAGGTcatcgcgaaaaccgcgaacataaaaccaccgcgaaaatctGTGCATTCACAGTGTACAAGATAACATGATACACTGTGATTTTCAGTTTTCCAGAAAACGTTTtatatctaatatatatatatatatatatatatatatatatatacgagcAAACAAATAATCACGTACTTTATGCTGAATATGACAATGCTTGCCACAGTTGACTAATGATATTCCAACCACCATCCGTGTATCATAACCAATACACTGCAGTCCATTTTTGAGATCAAGAAATTCTACCAAAGCTGTGCAGTTGTTATCATGACCTCTGACTGCTTACATTCATGtacttctgtctgtctgctGCAGTCATGTATAACGATCTCGGATCCTTCTGTAGAAACTCCACCAGTTTGCCGCTCATCCCAGTCTTCTGCAGCTGGTACGGTAGCTTCCTAGCCACCAACTGCTGGACAGCACATTGACCCTGGTAGTAGGCTGCGAGGACGTTGTGGTAACTTTGTCGAACTGCTGGGGTCCTGATTAGGCTATTCTGTACAACCTGTAtaaagacaaatacatgtaattcattcatttatttagatttaccacgttttgtggaaggattgacataacaggtgactatcaccttttcaagatgtcaacccggaccagactgtaaggtttgatccactcacaccgggatggacccctactcttttcgataagtgtggtgggttctttcatgtgctcgaggtgtggctcgctcatacacgggacccccattcaACTTCCAATCGAGGCACATCCCTAGTcgaagccaggtactcatttgcacttgattcaagtgaggaaattcgtgtttatggcctttcccaaaggcacaacttCGAGACCTGTCAGATTCTAGAACAACCCTAGCCACGAGGCCAACGCACTACCATAAATGATAGTAGATGACGGTTTGAAAATATTTGCATTGAACCTTGCTGACGGAGTGGTGGAAGAACCCCAGGACTGGGAGGTTCTGGTACCCGGCTGTGTTCCTCAGGAAACGTCTCAGACTCCTCATCACCTGGCCCCAGGTCAGCGCAGGTAAGGGCGTGGCTGTCTCGGGGTCGCCTAGCAACACCTGTAACTCTGGCTCCTGTAGACCTAGCTGTGAACACTCTATCAGGCACAGCATCTGGGAATAGATGAAAAGTCAATGAAGGTTTGGATGCCGTGGATAGTGCGGATTGGTTAAATTGACGTTTAAGGGCTTTCACACTAGCGTTCCGATACATTCCGACATCCCCTATGCCTGTCTTGAAGTGTATATAGCTTCCTATAACTGCACAGACTTCCAGATCTTACAGATTTCAAAAAGAATTATCAGAAATGTATGCCGGTTTGTCACACCATCTTCTGGTACAGGATGAAAGGTCATATATCATACAAAAAATTAGTATATGGAATACGTATTTTGCCCTTTCAGGCGACCAATGGTGTTGGTAAAATAATGATAGGTCTGTTCTGGGAACAAGATCTCTAAACGAATCATCCATTCTTCAGCCTGAGATGTGCTTTACCTTTTCCACACACCCGGTGTCGTCTTCCTTCACGACTCGGGTGATACAGATGTGCATCAGCCCCTCCATGGAGGCAGGAAGGCACTTGATCTTTTCCGTAAGCTGGAGAAACATCACAAATATAtataggaatgttaaaacaaagTGCATTTGTATTGAACTTATGATAGGTAAGTACAGTTTGAAAACATTAGCATTAGCATGGAGCATACGAACGCTTATAGGGATGTCACTGTGGCTCAACTGATCGTAGCAGAAAATTTCTTAAGAACATCTAATCGGCCTTTGTCCCTGATAATGCACTTCTAGACATTGAACTAAGTTGATGGAATTTGATTATGTTAGGAGATAGCGGTGAACATTGGGTTTGGAGGCTTGCAGGCTGTATACGGGAAGGAAACAGTTGTCATCGAAAAAGCGCCATAGTTTGGCAGTCCTTGGAAAGACGCTGTTGCCAGTTGCCGTAGTTCTAAGGGCTTTGAGACTGGTAATTGAACAGCGTAACGGTGTGGGCCAGAGGAAACCTAGCTTTACGCTGAAAGGCTCCCAATGGGGGAACCAGCAGTGTTGGATCATCGGCGCAATGCCCATGAAAGTACCATaacatttgcttgagtaactattttggcgtacCATAACATTTAGCCTTTAGTGCTTAACTGATGTACGTGTCTTACCCTGCTGAAGTCTCCGAACACCCGGAGTTCCTCACACGCCATGGCCAGCCAGACGGGATTGCCGGCACCtgctgatgacgtcaggagATCCAGCTGCTCATCGTCTAGgatctgaaaatgaaaaaaggagAGCAAGACCTATATCTAACACCCAAAAATCTTAACCATAGCTTGGATAGaccacgagatatcaaaaccggacgttctgctgcagtagcaagaaaagctgccagggggggccaaaatctaatcatttcttcaagTGACCTTAACCCTTACCATCTTTTAAGACCATCCATCTATAGCTTCTTGAGTTCAGTATGCTGCTAATCCACAAACATACATTAATACATCCAGACGCTACCGAAAGCCTATAGTTGGCATGTAAAAAAGGTAAATTATGTGGACCATTGCATCTCTAAAGGTTTGTTTACATCCAGCGAGCATTAGAATCCCCTATTTGCAAGTAGTTGCTTGGTCACTCCTTATGCTACCGATAGcaaatttcaaatgataaagTATAGACCTTGTTATATTCCTTGAAATATGCGGTGGCAATATTGCGTCTTGCCTGCTGATCAAGGTCGAGCAGCTTCATTTCGCATGGAGGTGGTTGTCGTTCTTTCAATTTTCGCAAGGTGGCAGGGTCCATACTGGTGCTGACGATACATCTTACGTTGCTTGGCAACGCTGGCGGGAGCCATTCGAGGTGACATGGCGTCTTGCTGTCGGATATCTGCGGCAATAGAGTCGTCAAAAAATATCATAGATACTCTTCGAAAAATCTTAAGATAACAggttgttaatctccaagcagatctacacggggcgtgAAAATCGTACATGCTATAGCCATAGAAGGTCcggtcagccagataagctctaGCCAGCCCCGTAGGTGATCGATTGCCAATAtcttatgttctaccaacctgatgaaattattttcggcaCTTGCCTGGTTAATCGCGTCGATCAAAATGACGAGTCTGTTTTCGTTCAGAGGGCATTTGTTCAGATAATTGGACGGTTTTCTCTTCAACGTGACGCGTTTGACGTCACCAAACTCTCCTGCGATATCACCTATTGAATGATGAAAAGAGCGTATGTACAGTTTCATCGGTTTGCCAGTTGTTTCTGAATAGACATGCGTGTTAGACATGCATTTTCGTACAGCATTTTACCCTATAAGACAAGGAGCAGGATTTTGTGAGACCAACAGACTTTAAAGAAGGCGGTTTTGTAGGAGAATGATAGTTTCCACCCTAAATACAAGCAGTATGGATAAAACATTCCGGATTCAAGCAAACTCCAGTTTTTTGCAACCTTTCTAGAACCTTTCTAACACCTTTGGCCTAACGTTCTGTTATGATATCAGTGTCCCTGAAGTACCTaacattcaaatgccaattgcgTATCCGCAGACACAcaccactacaaacaaacaaaaaacacaaactgattacaatacctccgCTTTCACGGAGCTAAAAATGGGGTAGTAGGATAACATGGTGATGGGATTGCGTACAACTTTAAGTTAGTATGATACTACTCTCACATTGGTCGATTTCCATATGTccacgcaggcgcagaaggaTGTTGTTGACATCGAGCGACTCCGGGCAGCAGCCAACAAAATGGTAGAGAAAATTCTTCGTTTTCTGTCAACAGAACATCAACATATAGTTTGAATAGTCAGAGACAGGCTAAAACGAAACAATCAATGTATAACAACGCAGAAATGTGACGTTATAAGGGTTGATCATGTAAGGAATTAAACACTAGTTACACTGTCATTTTGTACTAGATCCAATCAATTGTTCCCACTAGAAATAAGTTGCTAGTAAAGGTTCACAGAAAGGTTCACCTTTTTGTTTGACTGAAACGAAGGGGGAAAAGTCGGGGGGAAATTGTAAGTGGATAGGTTTCGATACCGGCTAACCTTTAATAACTGCCCACTCGCAAAGCACCCAAAGAAGAGAACTGACTTTCCTTATTTCCATCGCACATCGCGCCATGAACAGCGACTTCCCTGTGCCAGACTCTCCAAGTACCACCATCAGGGTCCGGTCACGTGACACGGGCTCGGGCTCAAGACTCGAGCCAAACCACACGGGTGgcccttcagcaccagggacatcaCTGGAAACGTCCGGCAGGTCATTCACCTTACAGACTTCCTTATAAGGCTCGCTGGTCCAATGAGACAAGGCAAACTTCACGACCCTCTGCATCTCCGCATCTCGCCCTGTCAGGAAACGACCTTTCTCCTCCATAAAGGTCGTGTGAGGCAAGGCAGCTGTAGAAATAACGCAAACAGACGTGAATAAAGTGGGCTTGAAttaagttctaaacgggaactatgcggctacagtgtcttttctgaagatacggcgtgagtgtgtacggttggcttgaggttgcccactactatttgcctagcAAACACATGATGTTACATGCAAAAAATACACCAACAGTCCAACACAATTAACGAGTTCTTTTTTACCTAAGTGAAAACAGAGGTCTTGTTTTTGGTGTATTTGTGGTCTGTCTTTTGTGTGTGGTTATTTTGCAGCATCATTGGCAGCAATAAATTAAGAAGCTACGAATGGAATggaatgatatttggtaggtgggtaggtttgGGGGATACGAGGGTAAAAGTGGATttggggcctcctggtggcttgccttggtactgcagcagaacgtaaccttgtcctggacatgctacaCATCTATGGCGACAGATAGCATTTGACGTCAGGGAGAAGTTGTGTAGCTTTGAACATCATAGCAGCTTGTTCTAGTGTTGGTTATGAAATTGTCAACTTAGAATTATATACACAAACGAGACCTCgatgtttcttctttttttaatcttatCCCTTGCAAAATTTCTGTAAATCGTGGTACCTTGGTCACGAATTGACAGATTCCCTCTAGACTCGGGATATCTTCTGTCAATCACTGTCTTTAGAAACTTCACCGCTTGTTTGCAAAATTTTCCTAGTCCAGACAATTGAGCctgtaaaaaagaaagaaagatctTCAGTTTAAGAGTTCTTCTTTGCTTTAGAAATgccccctagcggtttttggTACACTTAGCAACCTATAAAGACACACCGACGTATCCATTGGAAATGGTTGATACTTGATGGATGTCTCACCTCTGCTTCTGTAACACTGTCGACTTTGCACCTGTAACTGTGGACCTGGTTAGGAAACTTCGTTCTCAAGTAAGACTTGAGCTCCTGAAAGTTATAGAATAAAGAGAGCAGTTGCATgagaaaaaatgttatttttgtagATATCATATAACTTTATATTTACACCATGCATGACAAACTGCGTCAGATGTTGCGatgctttttcttttaaaaacgaaattcaaaacactttttaataTTTCAATATCAAAACCTGCAATATCTAATCTGTCTAACGTACTAAAGGCC encodes the following:
- the LOC136447679 gene encoding calcium-activated chloride channel regulator 2-like yields the protein MLPPSRVNDLAVVEVSYAEATVTLRWTALGDDFDQGGPAHYVEIRYGRDFDQLADDFHGSASVNHSQVLRGSLTSPSEPGSVQTIVILVPDRGDNVTFVFALRMCDEADNCGDPSNIVTANLEYIPLPVNDIDTVTLIVIVVCIALLVVVVILVFCRGNRTETARSTQPPSANDNPSFVPTV
- the LOC136447777 gene encoding TPR repeat-containing protein DDB_G0287407-like, with amino-acid sequence MDPATLRKLKERQPPPCEMKLLDLDQQARRNIATAYFKEYNKILDDEQLDLLTSSAGAGNPVWLAMACEELRVFGDFSRLTEKIKCLPASMEGLMHICITRVVKEDDTGCVEKMLCLIECSQLGLQEPELQVLLGDPETATPLPALTWGQVMRSLRRFLRNTAGYQNLPVLGFFHHSVSKVVQNSLIRTPAVRQSYHNVLAAYYQGQCAVQQLVARKLPYQLQKTGMSGKLVEFLQKDPRSLYMTAADRQKYMNGLRCSNKIPSEELDLRTAIVLCKMCATRNKVFIPSKELNKDVCVICGLKTTTKALNQQVYFCALHDPPDTEGKDWCISCQTSGKKAVTSSRAHLCVQCSSDSLENTCARLLV